One region of Deltaproteobacteria bacterium genomic DNA includes:
- a CDS encoding ThiF family adenylyltransferase, with amino-acid sequence MGKMAGLFPVIARETIEATACFLISKDPKVRPLTGRDLAGYKDTDFIAGWQTRIRTSDQDFRVNILLDGLTPFSPPRVGLADKKWFLKWPHFEKGGLLCLRQQDDSLVHQTGSGLVEYYLREAENLIQENLKGQNEQDFSSEFQSYWKYWCDQRNGAQFSVLFFGQPDPPSRMVYCVSSKETVLICDSVSAAKKWLKDAGWKSEPGEEDFRDAGFLWLESSLKPDEYPRNNSDVVSLVQKRSKAGFDIFRSLVPVEPGHVDLIFGFESGNGPALGYLKLNEPIRQVSPKKRNYPRFNGFRKKSGGTIQLKNRFFGVDGKTEPAMVQRIDSGWIFERGGNGLKDEIKHAKVCFIGCGSLGAQVAMILSQNGVGKLVLIDHEILSWDNIGRHLLGGAEAGQYKATALKTHIEKHFPGMIEIQAEPKTWQKVYINDAPVMLKSDVIVSTVADWDAESALNHASIADADFPPVVYGWTEPYGIVGHALVTMGVGGCLSCGMDPYGTFIRAITEWGNSLIAKRPPACGVTYQPYGVIDILPTQNMIARLVLDILLEKIKKSQHRVWIGNLNSLADMEGKLADGVQKYYGAIGQGERFITKDWKVQEACRYSH; translated from the coding sequence TTGGGTAAAATGGCGGGGCTCTTTCCCGTGATAGCCCGTGAAACCATTGAGGCCACGGCCTGTTTTCTGATCTCAAAAGATCCGAAAGTCAGGCCCCTGACCGGAAGAGACCTGGCAGGCTACAAAGACACGGATTTCATAGCAGGCTGGCAGACACGGATCAGGACATCGGATCAAGATTTCAGGGTAAATATTCTTCTTGACGGTTTGACTCCGTTCTCTCCCCCCAGAGTGGGCCTTGCCGACAAAAAATGGTTTCTTAAATGGCCGCATTTTGAAAAAGGGGGATTATTGTGCCTCCGGCAGCAGGATGATTCTCTGGTCCACCAAACAGGAAGCGGACTCGTTGAATATTACCTGAGGGAGGCTGAAAATCTCATTCAGGAGAACCTGAAAGGACAGAACGAACAGGATTTTTCCTCTGAATTTCAAAGTTACTGGAAGTACTGGTGCGATCAAAGGAATGGGGCACAATTCAGTGTCCTCTTTTTTGGACAGCCGGACCCTCCATCACGGATGGTGTATTGCGTCTCATCAAAAGAAACCGTTTTGATCTGCGATTCCGTCTCCGCAGCAAAAAAATGGCTGAAGGATGCGGGTTGGAAATCGGAGCCGGGGGAGGAAGACTTCCGGGATGCGGGTTTCTTGTGGCTGGAATCCTCGCTCAAGCCTGATGAGTATCCGAGGAATAATTCGGATGTCGTGTCACTGGTACAGAAGAGAAGTAAAGCGGGTTTCGACATCTTTCGCAGTCTTGTTCCCGTCGAGCCGGGTCATGTGGATCTCATCTTCGGCTTTGAATCGGGCAACGGACCGGCGTTAGGCTATTTAAAACTCAATGAACCTATTCGGCAGGTCTCCCCTAAAAAGAGAAACTATCCGAGATTCAACGGATTTCGCAAAAAATCGGGAGGGACTATTCAACTTAAGAATCGTTTTTTTGGAGTTGATGGCAAGACAGAGCCTGCAATGGTTCAACGTATAGATTCAGGTTGGATATTTGAGCGAGGAGGCAATGGGCTTAAAGACGAGATCAAACATGCTAAGGTATGCTTCATCGGATGCGGATCTCTGGGAGCGCAGGTTGCCATGATCTTGTCCCAAAACGGTGTGGGAAAACTGGTTCTGATCGACCATGAAATTCTGTCCTGGGATAATATTGGGAGGCATCTTTTGGGCGGGGCCGAAGCCGGGCAATATAAGGCTACTGCATTAAAGACACATATTGAAAAACACTTTCCGGGAATGATTGAGATTCAAGCGGAGCCGAAGACGTGGCAGAAGGTGTATATCAATGATGCACCTGTCATGCTTAAAAGCGATGTGATCGTCTCGACTGTGGCGGACTGGGATGCCGAGTCCGCCTTGAACCATGCTTCTATTGCAGATGCTGATTTTCCACCGGTCGTGTACGGTTGGACCGAACCTTATGGGATTGTTGGACATGCCCTGGTAACGATGGGGGTTGGCGGATGCCTCTCTTGCGGGATGGATCCATATGGTACCTTCATCAGGGCAATCACCGAATGGGGTAATTCTTTGATTGCAAAACGCCCTCCCGCTTGTGGAGTCACCTATCAGCCCTATGGTGTTATCGACATCTTACCGACACAAAATATGATAGCCAGGCTTGTGCTGGATATCCTGCTTGAAAAGATAAAAAAATCGCAACACAGGGTCTGGATCGGTAACCTGAATTCATTAGCCGATATGGAGGGCAAGCTCGCTGACGGAGTCCAGAAGTATTATGGTGCGATAGGGCAGGGGGAACGTTTCATTACGAAAGATTGGAAAGTTCAAGAAGCCTGCCGATACAGCCATTGA
- a CDS encoding nucleotidyltransferase produces MKKGGIMYDCSSEIMDFYRKHVRLSAAQVSKLADYREANKGRVETGLKKNENPLPLRHINQGSYAMRTINQHPRNDYDIDVGVVFGKADLQGPQGGDKTAFEARKMVCDAVQDSHFKTPSEVRQNCVRVYYNEGHHVDMPVYRQFEDDWDETKIELAGNDWIESDPEAVTNWFNNAVIDQSPDETNGRQMRRIVRLLKFWAKSRDSWNMPTGFIISKLVDECYISTKDRDDRALYETIEKIKERLFWSKDVQHPVLENTLISEGKEASVNEMETRLEQALNNLSVLHDAQCTRQTALKAWKGFFNHSFFSDLLENSAAMAITIADKEPREPVRKRGGSRFG; encoded by the coding sequence ATGAAAAAGGGAGGCATCATGTACGATTGTTCTTCAGAGATAATGGATTTTTACAGGAAACACGTAAGGCTCTCAGCGGCCCAGGTCAGCAAGCTTGCTGATTATAGAGAAGCCAATAAGGGGCGGGTGGAAACCGGCTTGAAGAAGAATGAAAACCCATTGCCTTTACGTCACATCAACCAGGGGTCTTACGCCATGAGGACCATCAACCAGCATCCAAGGAACGATTATGACATTGACGTCGGCGTGGTCTTTGGGAAAGCGGACCTTCAGGGACCACAAGGTGGTGATAAGACGGCCTTTGAGGCCCGAAAAATGGTCTGCGATGCCGTTCAAGACAGCCATTTCAAAACGCCCTCGGAGGTAAGGCAGAACTGTGTCCGCGTGTATTATAACGAGGGCCACCACGTGGATATGCCCGTCTACAGACAATTTGAAGATGATTGGGATGAAACGAAAATCGAACTTGCAGGGAACGATTGGATTGAATCGGATCCGGAGGCGGTTACGAACTGGTTCAACAATGCCGTCATAGACCAGAGCCCGGATGAGACAAACGGCCGACAGATGCGGCGGATTGTCCGTTTGTTGAAATTCTGGGCCAAAAGTCGGGACTCCTGGAATATGCCGACAGGTTTCATCATCTCAAAATTGGTGGATGAGTGTTATATTTCCACAAAGGACCGGGATGACCGGGCGCTTTATGAAACCATAGAGAAAATCAAAGAAAGGCTTTTCTGGAGCAAGGATGTTCAGCACCCCGTCCTTGAAAATACCCTCATCAGTGAAGGGAAAGAAGCGTCCGTTAACGAGATGGAGACAAGGCTGGAGCAGGCCCTGAATAATCTTTCAGTCCTGCACGATGCTCAGTGTACTAGGCAGACTGCACTCAAGGCCTGGAAAGGGTTTTTCAATCATTCGTTCTTCTCGGATCTTCTGGAGAATTCCGCGGCAATGGCCATCACCATAGCCGATAAGGAACCCAGGGAGCCGGTCCGGAAAAGAGGGGGGAGTCGATTTGGGTAA
- a CDS encoding patatin-like phospholipase family protein, translating to MRGLYTASLFSTLSRRFDVRFGEEEPDIGNAFQLICGTSTGAILACGLAAGVPLGKIRDFYIRKGLEIFPDPSPKRKGVLRWCFRYRKKPAAVVEAFREALEGTFGEMTIQDVYEKRHIALCIPAVKAINHQARVIKTSHLEGKHRDDRYRLVDVCLASTAAPIFFPLARVLNPDDSHNVQHFVDGGLWANNPVMVGLIEALGMTGENTPIELVSAGTCDQPTGDPNLLKNADWGLKEWKVGIGILEMAMSAQSSGYGFMARMLAGYLKRAGRNIKVMRLEEPKKSPEHYSAIGLDRADEVAVRTLLSLAEADADRIHSKAMRDDPGELVPIREIFSNLSVLPRETP from the coding sequence ATGAGGGGGCTTTACACCGCCTCTTTGTTCTCCACCCTTTCCCGGCGATTTGACGTGCGATTTGGAGAAGAGGAACCGGATATCGGGAACGCCTTCCAACTGATATGTGGTACGAGCACGGGCGCCATCTTGGCCTGCGGCCTGGCAGCGGGTGTCCCTCTGGGAAAGATCCGTGATTTTTATATCCGAAAAGGCCTCGAAATCTTCCCTGATCCTTCACCAAAAAGAAAAGGTGTCCTCAGGTGGTGTTTCCGGTATCGGAAAAAACCTGCTGCGGTCGTTGAAGCATTTCGAGAGGCTTTGGAGGGGACCTTTGGAGAAATGACCATACAGGATGTCTACGAAAAAAGGCACATTGCCCTTTGTATCCCTGCGGTGAAGGCCATCAATCACCAGGCCCGCGTGATCAAGACCAGCCACCTGGAAGGCAAACACCGTGATGATCGTTATAGACTGGTGGATGTATGTCTGGCGAGTACCGCGGCGCCGATTTTCTTCCCGCTGGCCCGTGTTCTAAACCCTGATGACTCTCACAATGTCCAGCATTTCGTGGACGGTGGACTTTGGGCCAACAATCCCGTCATGGTCGGCCTGATAGAGGCGCTGGGGATGACCGGGGAGAATACCCCGATTGAACTGGTTTCCGCGGGGACCTGCGACCAGCCCACAGGGGACCCGAATCTTTTGAAAAACGCCGATTGGGGGCTCAAGGAATGGAAGGTGGGCATAGGCATCCTAGAAATGGCCATGTCTGCACAATCGTCTGGCTATGGATTTATGGCCCGTATGCTGGCCGGATATCTTAAACGGGCAGGCCGCAATATCAAAGTCATGCGCCTGGAAGAGCCCAAAAAATCACCGGAACATTACAGTGCCATTGGCCTGGACAGGGCAGATGAAGTCGCGGTCCGCACATTGCTATCCCTTGCGGAGGCCGACGCTGACCGCATTCACAGCAAAGCGATGAGGGACGACCCTGGGGAATTGGTCCCCATTAGAGAAATCTTTTCAAATCTTTCGGTTCTTCCAAGGGAAACGCCCTGA
- a CDS encoding AAA family ATPase — protein sequence MITALRLGNFKAFAEAQNIPIKPITLIFGANSAGKSSIIHSLALAHEAMRTGELDLFRTDLGGSSIDLGGFRQYIHRRQANRRMEWGMTLRTKKFTGRLKELLKPVGEITVNITTGMPLDDQDEPLPGAVPHVISYELESDGSTLLRMSRRPGNQMALDLLPYKHPVLRRIISALIEIHTTTGTVSEEDLSALEKPIEGIIAGLRASMGAFFPKGLKDRSREEEGDSTKPPGFFPVSKGYRQEDLAKALRIFLPRTLDELIEKLNSVLRLEINRLQYLGPLRSYPARHFAFAEHEDINWYAGGGYAWDVVRRNKEVRDKVNSWLCDTKKLSTPYELSIKNLLTIDDLDTDYQEIVEQIERAHVDGDHDRLGGNTEEGVYGDLFGTLYSALDEIKKKETNLASIQELVLLDRRTDTQVSQRDVGIGISQVLPILVSAYASREKIIAIEQPEIHLHPALQAELGDVFIESALAGNDNTFLLETHSEHLLLRVMRRMRETTSGKLPNGLPSVRPEDVMVLFVEPVGSRSIIHEMPLNKRGDLVKEWPGGFFEEDFEELF from the coding sequence ATGATCACAGCTCTTCGCCTTGGGAACTTTAAGGCCTTTGCTGAAGCCCAGAACATCCCGATCAAGCCAATCACTCTGATCTTCGGGGCCAACAGTGCCGGCAAGTCCAGCATCATCCACAGCCTGGCCCTGGCCCATGAGGCCATGCGCACTGGTGAACTGGATCTTTTCCGCACCGACCTGGGTGGCAGTTCCATTGATCTGGGCGGTTTCCGACAGTACATTCATCGCCGTCAGGCCAATCGCCGAATGGAATGGGGCATGACTCTGAGAACGAAGAAATTTACCGGGAGGCTCAAGGAACTTCTGAAACCGGTAGGCGAAATCACCGTAAACATCACCACAGGCATGCCCCTTGACGACCAGGACGAGCCTCTGCCAGGCGCCGTGCCCCATGTCATTTCCTATGAACTTGAGAGTGACGGCAGCACTTTGCTCCGCATGAGCAGAAGGCCGGGTAATCAGATGGCCCTTGATCTCTTGCCATATAAGCACCCCGTGCTTCGGCGTATCATCAGCGCCCTCATTGAAATCCATACAACCACCGGGACAGTATCAGAAGAAGACCTCTCTGCCCTGGAGAAACCGATTGAGGGTATCATCGCCGGTCTGCGCGCTTCCATGGGTGCATTCTTTCCAAAGGGGCTCAAGGACCGCAGTCGGGAGGAAGAAGGTGATTCAACAAAGCCGCCGGGATTTTTCCCTGTCAGCAAAGGTTACCGGCAGGAGGACCTTGCAAAAGCCCTTCGCATTTTTCTCCCGCGCACGCTTGACGAACTTATTGAGAAGTTGAACAGCGTGCTCCGCTTGGAGATCAACCGACTCCAGTACCTGGGACCGCTTCGCTCCTACCCGGCCCGGCACTTCGCTTTTGCCGAGCATGAAGACATCAACTGGTATGCCGGGGGTGGTTATGCCTGGGACGTTGTCCGCCGCAACAAGGAAGTTCGCGACAAGGTCAACTCCTGGCTCTGTGACACTAAAAAACTTAGCACCCCTTATGAACTTTCTATCAAAAACCTTCTGACCATAGATGACTTGGATACTGATTATCAAGAAATCGTTGAGCAAATCGAACGGGCCCATGTTGACGGAGACCATGACAGACTCGGCGGCAATACCGAAGAAGGGGTTTATGGAGATCTGTTTGGAACACTTTACTCCGCCCTAGACGAGATCAAGAAGAAAGAAACAAACCTCGCAAGCATCCAGGAACTGGTCCTTCTGGACCGCCGCACAGATACACAAGTTTCTCAGCGCGATGTCGGTATCGGCATAAGCCAGGTCCTGCCCATTTTAGTCTCGGCCTATGCCTCCCGGGAAAAGATCATAGCCATCGAGCAGCCGGAGATACACCTTCACCCGGCTCTTCAGGCCGAGCTTGGAGACGTGTTCATCGAGTCCGCCCTGGCAGGCAACGACAACACCTTTCTGCTGGAAACCCACAGTGAGCATCTGCTCTTGCGGGTTATGCGACGGATGCGTGAAACCACCTCAGGTAAACTGCCGAATGGGCTTCCATCTGTCCGTCCTGAGGATGTTATGGTTTTATTCGTCGAACCGGTTGGATCTCGTAGCATTATTCACGAAATGCCATTAAATAAGAGAGGTGATTTGGTTAAAGAATGGCCTGGTGGATTTTTCGAAGAGGATTTTGAGGAGCTTTTCTGA
- a CDS encoding restriction endonuclease subunit S, whose amino-acid sequence MKWPEFKLSNLAEKFISGGTPNTKVEPYWSGDIPWITGADFTDGEIILGRRHINQDALNNSATNIVPKGSIIMVTRTGVGKIAIAQEDTAVSQDITGIILKNGIDTNYVVAAIKNKMATLLSAQRGATIKGITRKDIANLVLTLPPPSEQQRIVEILDQAERLRKLRVEADKKAERILPVLFIKMFGDPTTNPMRWPQKPLIKVCIDKPEYGANASAVEWKEGKPRYVRITDILENGQLSPNGVVSLSLENWEQYQLVKGDLLFARSGNTVGKTYLYRNKDGLCAYAGYLIRFKPDTKKMEPAFLFALTQTNYYKSWVAARKRVGGQPNINGKEYSILSVLCPPLPLQQKFSAVLTQLDTNRERMRTCCARQEILFNSILHRAFTGELTASWRKAHMKELLQEMEVQAKALAV is encoded by the coding sequence ATGAAGTGGCCTGAGTTCAAACTCTCAAACCTCGCTGAAAAATTCATAAGTGGAGGAACGCCCAATACCAAAGTTGAACCTTATTGGAGTGGGGATATTCCATGGATTACCGGTGCTGATTTTACTGACGGAGAAATCATTCTTGGAAGGCGCCATATAAATCAAGATGCACTAAATAACAGCGCGACTAATATCGTACCGAAAGGTTCGATTATCATGGTTACCCGTACAGGTGTGGGGAAAATCGCTATCGCTCAAGAAGACACTGCTGTCAGCCAGGATATAACAGGAATTATTCTTAAAAATGGCATTGATACAAATTATGTTGTTGCTGCAATTAAGAATAAAATGGCCACACTTCTTTCTGCACAGCGGGGGGCAACGATAAAAGGAATAACCAGAAAGGATATTGCTAATTTAGTATTAACCCTTCCTCCTCCATCAGAGCAACAGCGGATTGTGGAGATCCTCGACCAGGCGGAGCGGTTGCGCAAACTGCGCGTCGAGGCGGACAAAAAAGCCGAGCGCATCCTCCCCGTCTTGTTCATCAAGATGTTTGGCGATCCCACCACGAATCCAATGAGATGGCCGCAAAAGCCACTAATTAAGGTCTGCATTGATAAGCCAGAATATGGAGCTAATGCAAGCGCAGTTGAATGGAAAGAAGGCAAGCCAAGATATGTGCGTATTACTGACATATTAGAAAATGGTCAACTTTCTCCAAATGGAGTCGTTTCACTTAGTCTCGAAAATTGGGAACAATACCAATTGGTCAAAGGAGATTTGTTATTTGCACGAAGTGGTAATACGGTTGGCAAGACATACCTCTATCGGAATAAAGACGGTCTTTGCGCTTATGCTGGTTATTTGATTCGGTTCAAGCCAGACACTAAGAAGATGGAACCTGCTTTTTTATTCGCACTCACTCAGACAAACTATTACAAGAGTTGGGTTGCTGCTCGAAAGCGGGTTGGTGGGCAACCAAACATTAATGGGAAAGAATATTCTATTTTATCGGTTCTGTGTCCGCCATTGCCTTTGCAACAGAAATTTTCAGCAGTCCTAACCCAATTGGATACGAATCGAGAAAGGATGAGAACATGCTGTGCAAGGCAGGAAATTCTCTTCAACTCAATTTTACACCGCGCCTTCACCGGCGAACTCACCGCCTCCTGGCGTAAAGCGCACATGAAAGAACTCCTACAGGAAATGGAAGTCCAGGCCAAGGCATTGGCCGTATAG
- a CDS encoding type I restriction-modification system subunit M: MDQEIRRKLSRITDILWAGGVTNPVTYIEQISYLIYLKLLDEEENNRELRARLKAGNGKLLFPDQAERFRWMKWRFYSGNKLRDFIRDEVFPYMASLVKDEPQVAEYFRDAVLEIMDPNVLKQVVDELDTIDFRKLGPDVKGDIFEYLLTHLGQSALNGQFRTPKQIRAFMVAMTDPDIGDTIFDPACGTAGFLIDTVDYLLAKYSETPQELPIYGEDWLEKRKQTLAEVRKEMPNLQTYRKGAGEKIPDWGLLEASIYGTDVSRQMMRISMMNLVLHGIGKARLKRANVLSEMGGLTEEDLNRRYKVILSNPPFAGVLPKDSIRHDLPTSSKKSELLFLALMMESLAPGGRCAVVVPEGALFGSTGAHKDLRKKLVNDFEMMAVVSLPAGVFKPYAGVKTSVLVFRKPVAEPKKGQAATSKVWFYELKNDGYDPDKIQGGGRLETPGKNEIPGLLAAWGEYKESSFQKLPGEKANGMLPPGSDEPKCWWAEYDLIEAAEYNLSVSHYKPQIAEDVPDENPADLIKDVLAIEQDITEGLEKLLKDVEAVV, from the coding sequence ATGGACCAGGAAATAAGACGAAAGCTCAGCCGCATCACCGATATCCTTTGGGCGGGCGGGGTGACCAACCCGGTCACTTACATTGAGCAGATATCCTATCTCATTTATCTGAAACTCCTTGATGAGGAGGAGAACAACCGCGAACTGCGTGCCCGCCTCAAGGCCGGCAACGGCAAGCTGCTCTTTCCCGACCAGGCGGAACGCTTCCGCTGGATGAAGTGGCGATTTTACAGCGGAAACAAGCTGCGCGACTTTATCCGCGACGAGGTTTTTCCCTACATGGCCTCCCTGGTCAAGGACGAGCCCCAGGTGGCTGAGTATTTCCGGGACGCGGTCCTTGAGATCATGGACCCCAATGTTTTGAAGCAGGTGGTGGATGAGCTGGATACCATTGATTTTCGCAAACTGGGGCCGGATGTCAAAGGCGACATCTTTGAATACCTGCTGACCCATCTCGGCCAGTCCGCCCTGAACGGCCAGTTCCGGACCCCCAAGCAAATCCGGGCCTTCATGGTGGCCATGACCGATCCGGATATTGGAGATACGATTTTTGACCCGGCCTGCGGCACCGCCGGTTTTCTGATCGACACGGTGGATTACCTGCTGGCCAAATACAGCGAAACCCCTCAGGAACTGCCGATCTACGGTGAGGACTGGCTGGAGAAGAGAAAGCAGACTCTGGCCGAGGTGAGAAAGGAGATGCCCAACCTCCAGACCTACCGAAAAGGGGCCGGTGAAAAGATCCCGGACTGGGGGCTGCTGGAGGCCTCCATCTACGGCACCGATGTTTCCCGGCAAATGATGCGGATCTCTATGATGAACCTGGTTCTGCACGGCATCGGCAAGGCAAGGCTGAAAAGGGCGAATGTCCTTTCCGAAATGGGTGGTCTTACAGAGGAGGACCTGAACCGACGCTATAAGGTGATACTCTCTAATCCGCCCTTTGCCGGAGTGCTGCCCAAGGATTCCATCCGTCACGATCTGCCTACCAGTTCTAAAAAAAGCGAATTGCTTTTTCTGGCCCTGATGATGGAGTCTCTGGCTCCTGGCGGGCGCTGCGCAGTCGTGGTGCCGGAAGGGGCGCTTTTCGGCTCCACAGGCGCGCACAAGGATTTACGTAAAAAGCTGGTAAATGATTTTGAAATGATGGCCGTGGTGTCCCTTCCGGCCGGGGTGTTCAAGCCCTATGCCGGGGTTAAGACCTCAGTGCTGGTTTTCCGGAAACCGGTAGCCGAGCCAAAAAAGGGGCAGGCTGCAACCAGTAAGGTTTGGTTCTACGAGTTGAAGAACGACGGCTACGACCCGGACAAAATCCAGGGCGGCGGCCGGCTCGAGACCCCTGGGAAGAATGAAATCCCCGGCCTGCTTGCGGCTTGGGGTGAGTATAAGGAGTCTAGTTTTCAGAAACTGCCAGGTGAAAAAGCTAATGGTATGTTGCCGCCCGGTTCGGACGAGCCGAAATGCTGGTGGGCCGAATACGATCTGATCGAAGCAGCCGAGTATAATCTTAGCGTCAGCCATTACAAGCCGCAGATCGCAGAAGATGTGCCAGACGAAAACCCAGCAGATCTGATCAAGGATGTGCTTGCGATTGAGCAGGATATTACGGAAGGGCTGGAGAAGCTGCTCAAAGACGTGGAGGCGGTAGTATGA
- a CDS encoding DEAD/DEAH box helicase family protein: MSTQTTEADARILIDDLLKEARWDPSDKSQVLTEFYIQQADESFFAGLKVAESMGHYGHKEKPDEVKKHISGRADYVLRDSKGRALAVIEAKKNAINPYVAKQQALPYAQELSAPFIFLTNGDLIYFWDYQNDDARIVASFYSRRDMERLVESRKNRKPLATVEIPDYYIRQGETRTFRPYQQEAMRALDQALELGKRRFLMELPTGTGKTDLTALYIKRLIEAGWAERILFLVDREQLAKQALETIQDLLGGQYGSYWLKPGMIRQEKQITVCLLQTMINRTHEYTSGYFDVVIMDESHRSIYGAWQASLTRFDALHIGLTATPASYIDRNTYEFYHCKAGQPDFSYRIQDAFAAGFLSPYKFATGITEVIAEGVDVDEEHYDPAKFEHQWTNEKTNRLMIEEFDRLAWESYQELAPGQKVGPGKVVVFAITKHHAARLAQYLNELHPEHKGNYAVVITSDVADPDALIRRFKKETYPMVAVSVGMLDTGFDCREILHLVMCRRVMSPILYQQMRGRGTRTAPHIEKKKFIIYDFFNNHKRWNDSDADVFTGGAKGGTAPGGSGGKPEPKELVELGVDDEWLEALSYVEVGPEGERIDKKEYQTTWEKTIWEMSADDPIIEKVKKDEPLSDDEEEELSNRLNNPKLYFNEENLRRAYKNPMGNLIDFIKAALGLLKIQGRDEKLEELFRAWLVAKSLAPEQAEYLSLLKNRGIATGKVQLDDLFKPPLSILNAAGIGIELFGEQGLQEIVDDLNKSVFSKAANT; encoded by the coding sequence ATGAGCACACAGACCACAGAAGCTGACGCCAGGATACTCATAGATGACTTGCTCAAGGAGGCCAGATGGGATCCTTCAGACAAGTCCCAAGTGCTGACTGAGTTTTATATTCAGCAGGCCGACGAAAGTTTTTTTGCCGGTTTGAAGGTTGCAGAGTCCATGGGACATTATGGTCACAAAGAAAAACCAGACGAGGTAAAAAAGCATATTTCCGGTCGGGCTGATTATGTGCTGCGGGACAGCAAAGGTCGCGCGTTGGCAGTCATCGAGGCCAAGAAGAACGCCATCAATCCTTATGTGGCCAAACAGCAGGCCCTGCCCTATGCCCAGGAGCTTAGCGCACCTTTCATCTTTCTGACCAACGGCGACTTGATCTATTTCTGGGACTATCAGAACGACGATGCCAGAATTGTCGCCTCTTTTTATTCACGGCGGGACATGGAGCGATTGGTTGAATCCCGCAAGAACCGAAAACCCCTGGCTACGGTGGAGATCCCCGATTATTACATTCGCCAGGGCGAGACCCGCACCTTTCGGCCTTACCAACAGGAAGCCATGCGGGCGCTTGACCAGGCCCTTGAGCTTGGTAAACGGCGCTTTCTAATGGAACTGCCCACCGGTACCGGGAAAACCGACCTGACCGCCCTTTACATAAAAAGACTTATTGAGGCGGGATGGGCTGAGCGTATCCTCTTCCTGGTTGACAGGGAGCAACTCGCAAAACAGGCCCTTGAGACGATCCAGGATCTTCTCGGCGGTCAATATGGCAGTTACTGGCTGAAACCCGGCATGATCCGCCAGGAAAAGCAGATCACCGTCTGCCTCCTGCAGACCATGATAAACCGAACCCATGAATACACCAGCGGCTATTTCGACGTGGTGATCATGGATGAAAGTCACCGTTCCATATATGGGGCCTGGCAGGCGTCACTGACCCGCTTTGACGCCCTGCATATCGGCCTTACCGCCACACCGGCTAGCTACATCGACCGCAACACCTACGAATTTTATCACTGCAAGGCCGGCCAGCCTGATTTCTCTTACCGGATACAGGATGCCTTTGCCGCCGGTTTTCTATCTCCATACAAGTTTGCCACAGGCATTACCGAGGTGATCGCTGAAGGAGTGGACGTTGACGAGGAGCATTATGATCCGGCCAAATTCGAGCATCAATGGACCAATGAAAAGACCAACCGGTTGATGATAGAGGAGTTTGACCGCTTAGCCTGGGAGTCTTATCAGGAACTTGCCCCGGGCCAGAAGGTCGGCCCCGGCAAGGTGGTGGTCTTTGCCATCACCAAGCACCATGCCGCCCGCCTGGCCCAATACCTCAATGAACTCCACCCTGAGCACAAGGGCAATTACGCCGTGGTGATCACATCGGATGTAGCTGATCCCGACGCCCTGATCCGCCGGTTCAAGAAGGAGACATACCCCATGGTGGCGGTCAGTGTCGGTATGCTCGACACCGGATTTGACTGCCGGGAAATCCTTCACCTCGTCATGTGCCGCCGGGTGATGAGCCCCATTCTCTACCAGCAAATGCGAGGCAGGGGTACCCGCACCGCTCCGCACATAGAAAAAAAGAAATTCATCATCTATGATTTTTTTAACAACCATAAGCGTTGGAATGATTCGGATGCCGATGTCTTTACCGGTGGCGCCAAGGGGGGCACGGCGCCGGGCGGCTCCGGCGGCAAACCGGAACCCAAGGAGCTTGTCGAACTTGGCGTTGATGATGAGTGGCTCGAAGCGCTCAGTTATGTCGAGGTCGGTCCGGAAGGCGAAAGAATCGACAAGAAGGAATACCAGACCACCTGGGAAAAGACCATCTGGGAAATGAGCGCCGATGACCCGATCATAGAGAAGGTGAAAAAAGACGAACCGCTCTCCGATGATGAGGAAGAGGAGCTGTCCAACCGGCTCAACAACCCTAAGCTTTACTTTAATGAGGAAAACCTTCGCAGGGCATATAAAAATCCAATGGGAAACCTGATCGATTTTATCAAGGCCGCCCTTGGTCTTCTCAAAATTCAGGGCCGTGACGAAAAACTCGAAGAACTTTTCCGGGCCTGGCTGGTGGCAAAATCCCTGGCCCCGGAACAGGCCGAGTATCTCTCCCTGCTCAAGAACCGCGGCATTGCCACCGGCAAGGTGCAGCTGGACGACCTGTTCAAGCCGCCGCTTTCCATTCTCAATGCCGCAGGTATCGGAATCGAGCTGTTCGGCGAGCAGGGTTTACAGGAAATAGTGGATGATCTCAACAAAAGCGTTTTCAGCAAGGCGGCAAACACATAA